TTTGCAAAAAGCAAAGTGGGAGTTTTTGAAAAATAATTTGTAAACAAGGAAAATCGCGTTACATTCAATAGTTGATTTAAAGTCACATTTGTTGTGTATGCAGAAAGTTGTTTGTAATTGCTTTGATTCCAGATATATTGCACAGAATGTAATGTTTTCCGTGAGGTAACGTATGCATGACCTGCAGTCGAACGAGATTGAGCAACTGTTTTCCATGCTGATGGATGTATTGCCCATCGGTATAGCCGTGATTGGCCCAGACCTGCATCTGCGCTATATCAACGACCGCCATGCCGAGTTGAATCATTGCCCGAAAGATCAGCAAATCGGTCACCATGTGCGGGACTATTTGCCGCTGATCGCCGATCAGATTGAGGCCAAGTTACGGTTTGTGCTCGCTACCGATACGCCGCTGCTGCGCCAGACTATTCGCGCCGCAGCGGCCGATGAGCATGATGTCGCTGCGCACCGTCTGGCCTCGTATTATCCTTGGAACAGTGCGGATGGCAAGCGCAAAGGCGTGCTTGGCTTGATTCAAGACGCGACTGTCGACGATTTTCAAGAGCAGATACAGCAAGAGAGTCAGCAGCGCTTGCTCAGTGTGTTAGATAATCTGTTCGCTTTCGTCGGCGTGCTCGAACTCGACGGCACCTTGGTCAATGCGAATCGCGCACCGCTTGAGGCCGCCGGCATTGCTTTGAGCGATGTGATCGGGAAAAAATTCTGGGATTGTCATTGGTGGTCGTTTTCGCCCGCTTCGCAAGCCAATTTGCAAGCGGCGATCACGCGCTGCACGCAAGGGCAGTCGGTCCGTTGCGATGTGCAGATTCGACTGCGTGGTGAAGCGCTGGCGTGGATCGATTTCATGCTTTCGCCTTTGCGTGATGGGCAAGGGCGCATCACTCACCTGATTCCATCCGGCATAGACATCAGCCAACGCCATGCTGCGGAAGCGGCTTTGCACCGCTCGGAAGAGCAGTTACGCTCGGTGATCGAGTCGTCCGACGATGCCATTATCACCAAATCTCTCGATGGTATCGTCACGAGTTGGAATCCGGCGGCGGAGAATTTGCTCGGTTATACGGCGCAAGAAGCGATAGGGCAGCCGATGACGCAGTTTTTTCCGCCAGCACGGTTGCATGAAGAAAAAGAGCTGCTTGATAAAATTGCACGCGGCGAAAAAATCGCCGCATTCGAAACCGAACGTATCCATCAATCAGGCCGAATTGTGCATGTGGCTGTGACGATTTCGCCATTGCGTGACCGAGCCGGCAGCGTCATTGGTGCGTGTAAGCTGGCACGCGATATTTCACAGCAAAAAGCCCAGCGCGACATGCTCGAGCAAGCATTGTCGGAAAAAACCGCCTTGCTGCATGAAGTGCATCACCGAGTGAAAAATAATTTGCAAATCGTTTCGAGTCTGCTGAATCTGCAGGCACGTAAGGTTGCGCCCGAGGTCGCTCGCGTCCTGGCAGAAAGTCAGGGACGCATCAAAGCCATGGCGCTGATTCATCAGTTATTGTATGAATCACATAATATGTCGGAAATTAACCTGTATGAATTCCTGAAAAAACTACTCAATTTGTCGGCGACTTTGTACAGCGCTGACAAGCACTCGGTCAAGCTGCGTTTGCATGCACATCCCAGCCCTTTGGCACTCGATGTGCAACGCATGATACCGTGCGGTTTGGTGGTCAATGAATTGGTTCTCAATGCGATCAAACATGCCTTTGATGTCGGCCAAGACGGCGTGGTCTCGATTACACTGACCCATACCGGGCAGCAGTTGCGCATTGCCGTGGCCGATAACGGTCGCGGTCTGCCAGACGGTTTCCAATGGGGCGCACACTCCGGTCTCGGCAGTCAGCTGATTCCTATGTTCGTGCATCAGTTGCAAGGCGAATTAATTACCGAAAGCAGCGCGCACGGCGCATGCATCAGCGTTGTGCTCAATATGAATCAAGCGGAGAGGCATGATGCAAATTGAAAAAATTCTGATTGTCGAAGATGAACCGGTAGTCGCACTTGATTTGCAGCAGAGCTTGCTTGAGCTGGGTCATGAAGTCGTTGATATCAGCACGAATTTTGATGAAGCCATCGCTGCGGTCAGCGCGTTGATGCCGAGTTTGGTGCTCATGGATATACATATTGCCGGGCACTTGGACGGCATTGATGCATGCAATGAAATTTATCGCCGCTGGAAATTGCCGGTGATTTTTTTGACGGCCTACGCCGACGATAAAACCGTTGATCGCGCCACCCTCTGTAAGCCGTTCGGCTATGTGCTCAAACCGTTCGAGAGCAAGGAATTGTCAGCCGTTATTCAGGTCGCGCGGGTGCGCCACGATACCGAAGCTTTGTTGGCGAAATCGCAGCAGCGGCTGGCCCTGGCGCTGGATGCAGCTGAACTTGGCTGCTGGGAATGGGAAAGTCGGCTCAATGAATTCAGCGGCGATGAGCGTTTTCATCGAATTTGGGGAATGGCGCTACGGCCGTTTCAAACCGATTTGCAAGCGATGTTGGCATGTATTCACCCTGATGACAGGTCTATCGTTGAAGCGCATTTTTCTGATTCGGGCTTGTTCAGCACAGAATTTCGCGCCCGCCGCAGCAGCGGCCAGTACGCTTGGCTGGAAATATATGGCAAATTGCTGCTCGAACCAGCAGCACCGCGCTTGGTCATCGGTGCGATCCGTGACATCACTGCGCGTAAAACCATGGAGGAAAGTTTACGACGCGCCAGTGTGGTGTTCGATACCGCGGTCGAGGGGATGATGATACTCGATGTACAGGCTCGCATCATCACGGCCAATCCGGCATTTTTCAAGATGACCGGCTATGCGGCGGCCGATATTGAAGGTCGGTCGCCGACGGATTTTCTCATTGTGCGGCGCGACAGCGACCCGGCCTATGCCGATATCGCTGGCGGCGAAAGCGGATATTGGTCTGGCGAGGCGCCGTGCCTGTGCCGCGATGGGCGGATTTTGCCAACGCTGCAGCATATTTGTGTGGTCCGCAACGAGAGCGGTCATGATGCCCAGTTCGTTCATTCGATTTCCGATATCAGTTCCATCCGTGAAGCCGAGCGCCAGCTTGTGCACTTGGCTTATCATGATCCGTTGACCGGTCTGGGTAATCGCTATTTACTCGATCAACGGCTGGCATTGGAACTCGAGCGTGCGCGTCAGAGTGGTAGTTGGCTGGCGGTATTGTTCATCGACCTTGATGGTTTCAAGGCGATCAATGACACCATGGGCCACCATGTCGGCGATCGTCTGATCCAGGAAGCGGCCAAACGTATCGTCGGCCAGATTCGCCGCAATGATGAAGCGATACGCCTCGGTGGCGATGAGTTCGTGGTATTGATCACCGATTTGGGACAGGCAGCGGAGGCCGATATGGTTGCCGAAAAAATATTGAAAACACTGCTTGAGCCGCAACAGATTGAAGAATTACAGTTCAAAATCGGTGCCAGCATCGGCGTGGCGAAATTTCCCGGTGATGGGAACACCTTGGGTGAATTGCTCAGCGCCGCCGACAGCGCGATGTATGAAGCCAAGCGGCGTGGCAAAGGGCGCATTTGCTATTACTCCAATGACCTCACTGAGAATGTCCGTACCCGGCTTAATATCGAGCAAAGTCTGCATCGTGCCTTGGAATATGAGGAATTCGAATTGTATTATCAACCGGTGATCGAGACATCGACTGCGCGTCTGATCGGTTTTGAAGCTTTATTGCGCTGGCATCATCCGGTAGCCGGTTTGATTGGTCCAGATCAGTTCATACAGATTGCCGAAGAAAGCGGTTTGATCGAAGCGATCGGTGCTTGGGTGTTGGACCAAGCCTTGGCACAATTGCAGCGCTGGAATACGCATCTGGTACAGCCCTTGTTTATGGCCGTCAATGTCTCACCGCGGCAGTTTCAGAACGAGGGTTTGCAGGCCTTGATAGAGGCTGCCTTGCTGCGTCATAGTGTGCCGGCGGCGTGTCTGGAAATCGAGATTACTGAATCGACCTTACAGGATTTTCATCGTAGTCGCAAAATCGTCGATGCCATGCGCAAGCTCGGCGTGAGCGTGGCGATTGATGATTTCGGCACCGGCTATTCCTCGATTGCTTTGCTGCGTCACTTGGCAATTTCGCGCATCAAGATCGATCGCTCGTTCGTGTCAGCTTTGCCCGGTTCTTCCCGTGATGTCGGTTTGGTCGGGACCATCATGGGCATGGCCAAGAGTCTTGATTTGTTGGTGACGGCTGAAGGTATAGAAATCCGCGAGCAGGCCGCTGTTCTACGTGAGATGGGATGCCCGGCGATGCAGGGCTATTTATTCGGTCATCCCCTGCCGGCGAGCGCCTATACGCCCGACTGGTTCAGTGGTGCCGGACGTGCCGGTAGCTTCGATGCGCTCGCTTGTCTCAGTCAGTCAGTTTGATTGACTGTCGGCTTTCAGACCGTGCCAACGTGGCGTCAGTTCGTGCGTAATGGCGAACATATCGAGTACCCGGCCGACGGTATGGTCGACCATTTCAGCGATCGATTGCGGCCGGTGATAGAAGCCCGGCAGCGGCGGGAAAATGATGCCACCCATTTCGGTGACGGCAGTCATATTGCGCAGATGGGCCAAGTTGAACGGCGTTTCGCGCACCATCAACACCAGACGGCGGCGCTCTTTGAGCACCACATCGGCGGCACGCGTGATCAGATTATCGGATAAACCATGGGCGATGGCGGCTAAGGTTTTCATCGAACACGGTGCAATCACCATGCCATCCGACAGAAACGAGCCGCTGGCGATGCTGGCACCGATATCGCGCACATGGTGTACCACATCGGCGAGCGCTTCGACATCTTTGCGTTTGAGGTCCAGTTCCTGATGCACCGTCAGCAGCGCCGCTTCTGAAATCAGCAAGTGGCTTTCTACCCCGGGCAAGTCGCGCAGCACTTCGAGCAGCCTGACCCCATAGACAGCGCCAGTGGCACCAGTGATGGCGACGATCAGACGCAGTGGGGCGGTGCTCATTGGCTTAATCTTTGAGCAAGGTTTGCAGTTCGCCGTTATCAAACATTTCATTCATGATGTCTGATCCACCGACGAATTCACCCTTGACATACAACTGCGGTACCGTTGGCCAGTTGGAAAAATCCTTGATGCCTTGACGTACTTCCGGGTCTTCCAAGACATTGATGGTCACCAGATTTTGCACGCCGCAAGTTTTCAGCAATTGTACGGCACGGCCGGAAAAGCCACATTGTGGAAACTGGGCAGTTCCCTTCATAAATAAGACCACTGCGTTTTGGTCTACGGTTTCTTTAATCCAGCTTTGTACGTCGCTCATGATGGGTTCCTTATAAAACGAATGTTGGCATTATCCCAGATTTTTGTCATGAGTGCGCTCAAGACACGCGTGCAGTCAATTGCGGCGAAATTGATCGCATCCAATACGGTTTAAATGATGTCGTGCTCAAAATTCAAAACAATGTTACATTATTTAACATTTGGTCGACCTTACAGGTAACAAATTGTCTCGGAGAGAGCAATGCACGATATGGCAAACAACACAGACGCCCTCAGCGTAGCTGTGTCGCAAGCGTGTGTCGGTGCGCCTGCCGGTTTAGTGGTGGGTGCCGATCAGGGGCTGATTGCGCAAGCTCATGGTCGTTCCGCCGCCTACGGCGTACAAAGAAGCGCACGGCCCGACTACGAACTGCTCGGCAAGAGCGATTTGGCCGACTTGCTGGAGCAAAATCGTCAATTGAGCAGCCACGCTTTGCCTATGATGGAAGTACTTTACGAGCAAATCGCCACGACACGTCATATGGTGGTGTTGACTGACATGCGCGCACGTATTTTGCACTCGCTGGGCCAGGACGCGTTTCTTTCCAGCGCCGACCGCCTTGGCTTCCATCCCGGTGTCGCGTGGTCGGAGCAAAGCCAAGGCACGAATGCGATCGGCACGGCCATCGCTGGCTTGCGCCCGACCAGCGTGCATGGTGATGAGCATTATTTGTATGCTAACCACCGTCTATCCTGTTCTGCCGCACCTATTTTCGACCCCTATGGAAAATTGATCGGGGTCTTGGATGTCACCGGGGAGCGCGAGTTTTTTCATCAACATACGCTGGCGCTGGTACGCATGTCGGCACAGATGATAGAAAACCATCTGTTCAATGAAACATTTCAACAAACCGTCAAATTGCATTTTCACAGCCGGCCTGCATTCCTTGGAACGCTGATGGAAGGTGTGGCCTGTTTTAATCCTGAGGGACAATTTCTTTCGGCCAATCGCAGTGGCATAGCTCAAATCGGTTTGTCCTTGGCCGCTTTACGGACACATAGTTTCAGTTCCTTGTTCGGCTTGCCAATTTCTGCCGTCAGCGATCGCTCGGTAGGCCCGGGCATGTTGCAACTGACTCTGCCCAATGGTTTGAAGGTGGCGGCGCGCTGGTCTAACTTACATTTGGCAAAATCACCATTTCAACTGACGCTGCAAAATACGCGTAGCGACCGTGCCGATTTGATACGCCAGTCAGCGGCCACAAGGCCGGTGCATAATTTGGCTTGGCTCAATACCGGCGATACGCATATCGCGCTGTCGATAGAGAAATTACGCAAGGTGATAGGACGTGGTATTTCCATCCTGCTGACCGGCGAGACCGGTACCGGTAAGGAATGGATGGCGCGCGCAATACACCAAGATTCACCGCGCCAGACGCAAGCTTTTGTGGCACTCAATTGTGCTTCGATTCCGGAGTCCTTGATCGAATCAGAATTGTTCGGTTACGAAGAGGGGGCGTTTACCGGCGCGCGCAAAAAAGGCCAGATCGGCAAAATTTTACAGGCCGATGGCGGCACCTTGTTTCTCGATGAAATCGGCGACATGCCTTTGAATTTGCAGGCGCGCTTGTTGCGGGTTTTGCAGGAAAGAATGATTACCCCCTTGGGCAGCGATCGTGCGATTGCCATCGACATAGCCCTGATTTGCGCCACCAACCGCCCATTGCGCGAGATGATAGCCAAGGCCAGCTTTCGTGATGACTTGTATTATCGCCTCAATGGTTTAGTCGTCAAATTGCCACCCTTGCGTGAACGCAGCGATCTCGCCGTGATTATCGATCGCTTGTTGCAGAGTGCGGAATTGGGGCTGGGTTACCGGCTGGCCGATGAAGTCTTCGACTTGTTCTTGCGACATACTTGGCCCGGTAATTTCCGCCAATTAAGTACCTTGCTGAAAACGGCGATGCTCATGACCGGTGGCGAGCGCGAAATCCGTTTTGAGCACTTGCCCGACGATTTCCTCGAAGACGCCGGCATCGCCGCGCCAGGCGCGGCGGCACCGGCCGCCGGCACCATGGATCAGATCGCCGTGAGTGTGATTCAAAGCAGCCTGGCTTCGCACGCTGGCAATGTCTCCGCCACCGCGCGTTCGCTCGGCATATCGCGTAACACGATCTATCGTAAGCGACGCGAATGAATGCTCAGCGTGCCGAGCTGAGTCGCTGCTTCAAGGGCGAGGCTTGCTCGATATATTGCAAAATCAGCAGGCCGGTGCCGGTTTCTCCGGTGACAATAACAGGGCTGAGTCGCTTACTGGCGGCCAGATGTTTGCCGGCTTCATGGGCAAAACCATTGACGATATTGACCACTCCCGGCGGCAATAAATCGGCGATCAATTCCATCAGTACCATGATCGATGCCGGCGTTTGTTCGGCCGGCTTGAGTACAATGGTATGACCGGCGGCCAGTGCCGGGACTAGCTTGCAGATTGCTGCCAGCATGGGAAAAGTGGCCGGTAAAATATGGGCAGTGACGCCCGGCAGTCGCTCGATATGGTAGGCCAGCACGTGCCTGGCCAATGCACTCGGGGTTTGTGCGTGTGCGGCGATGCAATTGGCGGTGTAACGACAATGGTCAATTGCCAGCGGAATGTCGGCCGCCGTGGTGTCGTAAATCGGGCTGCCACTGTCCAGCGTTTCTGCCATCGCCAGCAAGGCCAAATTGCTTTCCATGCGTTCGGCTATCTGAATCAGCAATTGCGCCCGTTGGCTCGCTGAGCTGGCGGCCCAGAGCGGTGCAGCGGCATGGGCGGCATTGAGCGCGAGTTCGATATCGGCGTTGCAAGAGCGTGCCACTTCGCAAAAGGTTTTTCCGAAAATCGGACTACTGTTTTTAAAATACACGCCGTTGACAGGCGCGCTGAATTTTCCATCGATGAAATTATCGTAACGTTGGCGATAGGGGTTGCTGATACCTAATTTGCTGATGTCGGCCATGTTCATGATGTGTGGTGTCCTGTCGATTGAGTTTTTTCTCTGCTGTCGTATGAGGGCAGGGACAGCCTGCCACTCAAAATATATTTAGCAATCGGCATGCCAGCAAAATCGCTACGCTTGTTTAGTTCTGGTTGCATCGAATTGTCGGTAAGTTCGCCTTGCTTACGGCAAGTCTAGTAAACACGTTTTGTTGCCGAATTCAACAGCCTCGCGGTGACTGTTTCAATCTGGCACACAGGCGACTGCTTGCTTGTTTTGGACAAAAAAAACGGAGGCCCTTAGGCCTCCGTGTTCGTCTGCAGAATTGAATCAGCTGCGCAGTTTGGCAAACGCCGCCGCCATGGCGTTGCCTGAAGGCGCAGCTGCCGGAGCTTGCGAGCGGTGTTGTTGCAAGCGTTTGGTGTCATTGCGATCGGCGCGTTGTTCCGGCTTGCTGCCTGCTTGTGGGGCAGAATCAGTCAGACGCATGGTCAAGGCGATACGTTGCCGTTTTACATCGACTTCGAGTACCTTGACTTTGACAACTTGACCAGCTTTGACCACGCTGTGCGGATCTTTGACGAAGGTATGCGAGAGTGCCGAAATGTGTACCAAGCCATCTTGATGAACGCCAATATCGACAAAAGCACCAAAGGCGGCCACGTTGGTGACGACGCCTTCCAAGATCATGTCTGGCAGCAAATCTTTGATTTGCTCGACGCCATCTTTAAAGGTGGCCGTAGTAAATTCAGGACGCGGATCACGGCCCGGTTTTTCCAATTCAGCAAGAATATCGCTGATGGTTGGAATACCGAATTTCTCGTCGGCATACTTGACAGGGTTGAGCGATTTCAACAGCCCAGCATCACCGATCAGCGACTTGATTTCTTTTTTTAAATCAGCCAGAATTTTTTCTACCAGAGGGTAAGATTCCGGGTGTACTGCCGAGGCATCAAGCGGATTGCTGCCGTTCATAACCCGTAAAAAACCGGCGGCTTGCTCGAAGGTTTTGTCGCCAAGGCGTGGCACGGCACGCAAGTCGGCACGCGAAGTAAACATACCTTTGGCGTCACGGAAATTGACTATGCTTTGTGCCACACTGCTGGATAAACCCGATACGCGCGCCAGCAACGGTGCCGAAGCGGTGTTGACATCAACCCCGACGGCATTGACGCAATCTTCGACCACGGCATCGAGCGAGCGCGCCAGCTGACTTTGGCTGACATCATGCTGGTATTGGCCCACCCCGATCGATTTCGGATCGATCTTGACCAGTTCGGCCAAAGGATCTTGCAAGCGGCGGGCAATCGAGACCGCACCGCGTATCGAGACATCGAGATCAGGCAATTCTTTGGAGGCGAATTCGGAAGCCGAATACACCGAGGCACCGGCTTCAGATACCACGATTTTAGTCAGTTTCAAATCCGGTTTGAGTTTGATCAGATCTTGCGCCAGCTTATCGGTTTCGCGCGAGCCCGTGCCATTCCCGATGGAAATCAGCGAGACATTATGCTTTGCGGCAAGAACTGCCAGCGTTTGCAGCGCGCCATCCCAATCGTTGCGTGGCTGATGCGGATAAATCGTGGCATAGTCGAGCACCTTGCCGGTGGCATCGACGATGGCGACTTTGACGCCGGTGCGCAGACCAGGATCGAGACCCATGGTGGCACGTGGTCCGGCCGGAGCGGCCAGCAGCAGCGCTTTCAGATTGCGCGCGAAAACATTGATGGCTTCAATCTCTGCTTGCTCGCGCAATTTCCCCATCAGTTCGGTTTCCAAGTGCATGAACACTTTGACGCGCCAAGCCCAGCGTACGGTGTCGGCCAGCCATTTATCGGCCGGACGGTCTTTTTGGCTGACGCCGAAACGAGCGGCGATGCGACTCTCGCAAGGATTGAGCGGCGCATCCCATTTCGGTTTTTCCACTTCGCTGTCGAGCCGCAGGGTAACGCTGAGCATTTCTTCACGCCGGCCGCGGAACAAGGCCAGCGCACGGTGCGAGGGAATCGTCACGAGGTTTTCGGTGTAGTCGAAGTAATCGGCGAATTTTTCGCCGGCTTCTTCTTTACCAGGCACGACTTTCGATTCGACCACGCCATGGTCGTTGATGTATTCACGTAAAGCCTGCAGCAGGGTGGCATCTTCGGCGAAGCGTTCCATCAAAATTTGACGGGCACCATCGAGCGCGGCTTTAACGTCAACGACGCCGGGGTTATCGCCCTGATCGGTGGTAAACGGCGCTTTCAAATACGCTGCCGCTTCGGTCTCAGGATGCAGCAGAGGGTTGTCGAGCAGGGCTACGGCCAAGGGCAGTAAGCCGGCTTCGGTGGCGATCTGTGCTTTGGTGCGACGTTTCAATTTGTACGGCAGGTACAGATCTTCGAGACGGGTTTTATCTTCGGCATGCACGATCGCATCGAGCAACACCGGCGTCATTTTTCCTTGTTCTTCTATCGATGAAATGATGGCTGCCCGTCGGTCTTCGAGCTCGCGCAAGTAGCGCAGCCGCTCTTCGAGCAGGCGCAACTGGATGTCGTCGAGCCCGCCGGTGACTTCCTTGCGGTAACGCGCAATAAACGGCACGGTCGCACCTTCGTCGAGCAGGGCTACGGCGGCGGCAACCTGAACTGGCTTGGCAGCGAGTTCTACGGCGAGTCTTTGTTCAATCGATGGCAGCATAAATCCAGACAATAAAAAGCAATCAAGGCGCAGATGATACCCAATTTCCGCCGATGCGCCAGTCTTGACAGGCGCGCGCTGTGGGGTTAGAAGGGAAAAGTGCGACGAAAATTTTCGTTATCGGCAATAACAAGGAAACCCTGTGCCCGGCTTACGCTTACTCGTTTTTATTGGTCTGATGTCGGTGATGCCGCTCTTGATGGCGTTTGAATTGGTGCCACAGCGCATGCAATTCGAGGATGGGGGGAGTGCGCTGTATTAT
The sequence above is drawn from the Undibacterium sp. CCC3.4 genome and encodes:
- a CDS encoding PAS domain-containing protein; the encoded protein is MHDLQSNEIEQLFSMLMDVLPIGIAVIGPDLHLRYINDRHAELNHCPKDQQIGHHVRDYLPLIADQIEAKLRFVLATDTPLLRQTIRAAAADEHDVAAHRLASYYPWNSADGKRKGVLGLIQDATVDDFQEQIQQESQQRLLSVLDNLFAFVGVLELDGTLVNANRAPLEAAGIALSDVIGKKFWDCHWWSFSPASQANLQAAITRCTQGQSVRCDVQIRLRGEALAWIDFMLSPLRDGQGRITHLIPSGIDISQRHAAEAALHRSEEQLRSVIESSDDAIITKSLDGIVTSWNPAAENLLGYTAQEAIGQPMTQFFPPARLHEEKELLDKIARGEKIAAFETERIHQSGRIVHVAVTISPLRDRAGSVIGACKLARDISQQKAQRDMLEQALSEKTALLHEVHHRVKNNLQIVSSLLNLQARKVAPEVARVLAESQGRIKAMALIHQLLYESHNMSEINLYEFLKKLLNLSATLYSADKHSVKLRLHAHPSPLALDVQRMIPCGLVVNELVLNAIKHAFDVGQDGVVSITLTHTGQQLRIAVADNGRGLPDGFQWGAHSGLGSQLIPMFVHQLQGELITESSAHGACISVVLNMNQAERHDAN
- a CDS encoding EAL domain-containing protein; its protein translation is MQIEKILIVEDEPVVALDLQQSLLELGHEVVDISTNFDEAIAAVSALMPSLVLMDIHIAGHLDGIDACNEIYRRWKLPVIFLTAYADDKTVDRATLCKPFGYVLKPFESKELSAVIQVARVRHDTEALLAKSQQRLALALDAAELGCWEWESRLNEFSGDERFHRIWGMALRPFQTDLQAMLACIHPDDRSIVEAHFSDSGLFSTEFRARRSSGQYAWLEIYGKLLLEPAAPRLVIGAIRDITARKTMEESLRRASVVFDTAVEGMMILDVQARIITANPAFFKMTGYAAADIEGRSPTDFLIVRRDSDPAYADIAGGESGYWSGEAPCLCRDGRILPTLQHICVVRNESGHDAQFVHSISDISSIREAERQLVHLAYHDPLTGLGNRYLLDQRLALELERARQSGSWLAVLFIDLDGFKAINDTMGHHVGDRLIQEAAKRIVGQIRRNDEAIRLGGDEFVVLITDLGQAAEADMVAEKILKTLLEPQQIEELQFKIGASIGVAKFPGDGNTLGELLSAADSAMYEAKRRGKGRICYYSNDLTENVRTRLNIEQSLHRALEYEEFELYYQPVIETSTARLIGFEALLRWHHPVAGLIGPDQFIQIAEESGLIEAIGAWVLDQALAQLQRWNTHLVQPLFMAVNVSPRQFQNEGLQALIEAALLRHSVPAACLEIEITESTLQDFHRSRKIVDAMRKLGVSVAIDDFGTGYSSIALLRHLAISRIKIDRSFVSALPGSSRDVGLVGTIMGMAKSLDLLVTAEGIEIREQAAVLREMGCPAMQGYLFGHPLPASAYTPDWFSGAGRAGSFDALACLSQSV
- a CDS encoding UbiX family flavin prenyltransferase, giving the protein MSTAPLRLIVAITGATGAVYGVRLLEVLRDLPGVESHLLISEAALLTVHQELDLKRKDVEALADVVHHVRDIGASIASGSFLSDGMVIAPCSMKTLAAIAHGLSDNLITRAADVVLKERRRLVLMVRETPFNLAHLRNMTAVTEMGGIIFPPLPGFYHRPQSIAEMVDHTVGRVLDMFAITHELTPRWHGLKADSQSN
- the grxD gene encoding Grx4 family monothiol glutaredoxin; translated protein: MSDVQSWIKETVDQNAVVLFMKGTAQFPQCGFSGRAVQLLKTCGVQNLVTINVLEDPEVRQGIKDFSNWPTVPQLYVKGEFVGGSDIMNEMFDNGELQTLLKD
- a CDS encoding sigma-54-dependent Fis family transcriptional regulator, which codes for MANNTDALSVAVSQACVGAPAGLVVGADQGLIAQAHGRSAAYGVQRSARPDYELLGKSDLADLLEQNRQLSSHALPMMEVLYEQIATTRHMVVLTDMRARILHSLGQDAFLSSADRLGFHPGVAWSEQSQGTNAIGTAIAGLRPTSVHGDEHYLYANHRLSCSAAPIFDPYGKLIGVLDVTGEREFFHQHTLALVRMSAQMIENHLFNETFQQTVKLHFHSRPAFLGTLMEGVACFNPEGQFLSANRSGIAQIGLSLAALRTHSFSSLFGLPISAVSDRSVGPGMLQLTLPNGLKVAARWSNLHLAKSPFQLTLQNTRSDRADLIRQSAATRPVHNLAWLNTGDTHIALSIEKLRKVIGRGISILLTGETGTGKEWMARAIHQDSPRQTQAFVALNCASIPESLIESELFGYEEGAFTGARKKGQIGKILQADGGTLFLDEIGDMPLNLQARLLRVLQERMITPLGSDRAIAIDIALICATNRPLREMIAKASFRDDLYYRLNGLVVKLPPLRERSDLAVIIDRLLQSAELGLGYRLADEVFDLFLRHTWPGNFRQLSTLLKTAMLMTGGEREIRFEHLPDDFLEDAGIAAPGAAAPAAGTMDQIAVSVIQSSLASHAGNVSATARSLGISRNTIYRKRRE
- a CDS encoding aldehyde dehydrogenase family protein, with amino-acid sequence MADISKLGISNPYRQRYDNFIDGKFSAPVNGVYFKNSSPIFGKTFCEVARSCNADIELALNAAHAAAPLWAASSASQRAQLLIQIAERMESNLALLAMAETLDSGSPIYDTTAADIPLAIDHCRYTANCIAAHAQTPSALARHVLAYHIERLPGVTAHILPATFPMLAAICKLVPALAAGHTIVLKPAEQTPASIMVLMELIADLLPPGVVNIVNGFAHEAGKHLAASKRLSPVIVTGETGTGLLILQYIEQASPLKQRLSSAR
- a CDS encoding Tex family protein, translating into MLPSIEQRLAVELAAKPVQVAAAVALLDEGATVPFIARYRKEVTGGLDDIQLRLLEERLRYLRELEDRRAAIISSIEEQGKMTPVLLDAIVHAEDKTRLEDLYLPYKLKRRTKAQIATEAGLLPLAVALLDNPLLHPETEAAAYLKAPFTTDQGDNPGVVDVKAALDGARQILMERFAEDATLLQALREYINDHGVVESKVVPGKEEAGEKFADYFDYTENLVTIPSHRALALFRGRREEMLSVTLRLDSEVEKPKWDAPLNPCESRIAARFGVSQKDRPADKWLADTVRWAWRVKVFMHLETELMGKLREQAEIEAINVFARNLKALLLAAPAGPRATMGLDPGLRTGVKVAIVDATGKVLDYATIYPHQPRNDWDGALQTLAVLAAKHNVSLISIGNGTGSRETDKLAQDLIKLKPDLKLTKIVVSEAGASVYSASEFASKELPDLDVSIRGAVSIARRLQDPLAELVKIDPKSIGVGQYQHDVSQSQLARSLDAVVEDCVNAVGVDVNTASAPLLARVSGLSSSVAQSIVNFRDAKGMFTSRADLRAVPRLGDKTFEQAAGFLRVMNGSNPLDASAVHPESYPLVEKILADLKKEIKSLIGDAGLLKSLNPVKYADEKFGIPTISDILAELEKPGRDPRPEFTTATFKDGVEQIKDLLPDMILEGVVTNVAAFGAFVDIGVHQDGLVHISALSHTFVKDPHSVVKAGQVVKVKVLEVDVKRQRIALTMRLTDSAPQAGSKPEQRADRNDTKRLQQHRSQAPAAAPSGNAMAAAFAKLRS